The genomic window TTTGAAGCGGGAGATTATGATCTGGTTGTAAGTCATCTTGTAAGTGCAGGCGCCAGCATTCACATAGAAAATTTAATAGAAGAAGACCTTTTTTTGACGTCTCCCTATGATCCAAACAATCTGGGCGCTGAGATTGAATTCAAAGACCTGGAGGGATTGCCTCTTATCATTCCGCAAGATCGCCACGGCGTTGCGCCAGAAGTGGCAAAATATGCACTGGAAAAAGATATTGAGCTTGAAATGGCCCAGGTGGCCGGCACGATGCACGCCACTCTTCAGCTTATAGAAGCTGGTTTAGGGCATTCTTTTTTACCTTGGTCTGCTATTCACGAACGCGTTGAGCAAAATCGTATTTCTGCCCGTAAGGTCATAAACCCAAGCTTACACCATAAAGTCAGTATGGTGTATCCAACTCACCGGCCTCTGACACCCGCGACGATCGCCGTTATGGATCTCATTCGGCTGGCGGCAAAAGATGTATATAATATAGGAAATTGGGCCGGCACATTGCTACTGTCTTCAAAGTAATATAAATGCGTGAAGAATCATGTAAGCGTTGATAGTCAATGGAGTCGAAATGTCAGATTTGTTAGCGAATTCACCAGTTATTCCGGTCGTTGCTATTGAAGATTCCGACAACGCTGTTGGTCTTTGCGAAGCGTTACAAGAGGGCGGTATCAATGCAATCGAGGTAACCTTACGTACTTCTGATGCGATTAAAGCTATAAAACAAATCAAAAAACACTGCCCAAATATGATTTTGGGTGTAGGTACTGTGTTGACGCCTGATGATGTGTCGCGATCTGAAGATGAAGGTGCCGATTTTTTGGTCTCGCCAGGATTGTCGCCGAAGCTTCAGAAAGCGCTTCAATCGACTAATCTGTTGGTACTGCCGGGGACAGCCACGCCATCTGAAGCCCTCACGGCATATGAAGCGGGTTTTGATAAAGTTAAGCTATTCCCAGCTGGCGCGGTTGGCGGAGCAGCGTTAATCAAGTCTGTTTATGCGCCCATGCCAAATATCAGCTATATGCCAACAGGCGGGGTTCGTTTGGCAAATATGAATGATTATCTTTCATTGCCCAATGTATATGCCGTGGGCGGCACGTGGATTGCTTCAACAGCTCTCATTAACGCAAGGGATTGGAAAACCATCCAGGGGAACGCCCGGGACGCGATGGATATGTCAAAAAAATGCTAGTGTGAGTTTCGGCTTAACTCTATAGGCGGTCAAAAATGAGCGATAAGTTTGAGTTTAACTCATCGATTGTCTCGTTCTCCATGCCTTCAAACGTTTCATTCGTAGACTGTTTGACAAGTTTCCACGCTTTTTCTCTTAGCTTAAACCCTTTAGCAGTAGCCGAAACGACAGAAACCCGGCCATCTTCTTTACTCGTTTTGACGGTCACAAGACCTTTGTCTCGCATTCGATAGACAATGCGGGTCATTGTTGATTGTTTTGTGATGCTTTGATTAGCTAAAAAAGACACGCTTCTGGGTTTATCGGGGTCCATCAACATAAGAACCCTCCAGCTCGGAATATCTAAGCCTTCATTTTTTAGGTGCTCTTCTAGTTTTTGCTCATACTTCGCACCAACTATGGTGATCCAGTAGAAAACCCACTCTCTTCTATCAAAGTTTTCTATGTCCATGAGTATATCACCCTCTTAACTGCCCAATTCTGTGACTTCTCAGCCTATTAAAACCTATATTCGATTTATCACAACTACATAGAGCGTGCCGTACTTCATTTGTCTGGTATTTTCTTAAGAATAATTGTGCTTCCGGCAACACCGTTCTCCCGATTACAGACTCATTGACTCGCCTAAGTAAGCAACATAACCATAATTAGATGAATAATCACGTAATCGGCGGCAGGGCCTAGTTTGTCAATACGTATGGCATTATGCTCGGAGGCATTCGGTGAAAGTAATAGAAGAATTTTCTAAGCTGCCGAGGGCTAACAGAATTGGCCTTCTGGTTCTCACAATGATTAACATGCAGGATGGGTTTGACCTTCTTGCGATCTCCTTCGCCGCCAATGCAATTTCAAATGACTGGGGATTTCAGAGGACAGAGCTAGGCTGGGTATTCAGCGCAGCCTTATCCGGGATGCTCTTTGGGGCAACATTTCTTAGTCCTTTTGCTGATAGGTTCGGCGTCCTTTTGCTGATAGGTTCGGCCGAAAAGCCGTTACTATTATCGGGCTAATATTATCAGGTGTCGGCATGTTGATGGCGGCGTCATCGCCAAATTTAACATGGTTACTTATTGGACGACTTATTACGGGCATAGGGGTCGGAGCCATAATAACGAGCCTGAATACTTTGGCCGCTGAATATTCAGGGCCGAAACTCAGGTCGACCATGATTTCTATTTTTCAACTTGGTTTTCCAATTGGGGCAATACTCGCGGGCTATATTTGCCTATGGTTGCTAGGTGTTGGAACATGGCGGCATGTATTTGTCTTTGGAGCGGCGCTTTCCTTTGTTTTTGTACCTGTTGTGTTTTTTCTTCCTGAATCTCCGGAGTATCTGAAGCAAGCATCAATTGCCAAAGCTGAAAATTCCGGGAAATTATCGACTCTATTTACACAAACCTACAGGTCACGGACGTTGCTCATAAGTATTTCATTTTTTCTTCAGTTGATGGTGTTGTATTTCATGCTGTCTTGGGTCCCAAAACTTATTGAAGATATGGGGCATACCGCAGCAGATGGAAACCGCGCAGGTTGGCTCATCAATGTCGTGGGCATGCTGTGTATTTTTGTTATTGGGTTTATGGCGCTACGTTTCGATGTAACGAAGGTCACGACTTTCTTCTATATAGGACTTGCTATCATGTTGGCCTTAATCGCGAGTTTCTCGCCTTCATTATTTGCGATTACGAGTCTCATTGCAATAACAGGGTTCTTTACTCACGGTGCCATGATTGGTCTCTATGCGACTGTGCCAACACTTTATCCAGTTGAACTTCGAGCAGCAGGTTCGGGATGGTCGATTGGAATCAGTCGCCTTGGTGCCGTGTGGGGGCACCATTTTCCTATCATAGCAAGTTGCGTAAGCCTCTGAAAAATTTCGGAAAATCTCTCTTTCCTGTACTTTCCACACGGTAACTCGCGCGATTTGCCTCACTTCTTGCCTTACAAAAGGCGGACGCAGGAGATGGCAGGATGAAAGCGATTAGACGGCCCGACCAATACCTACGGTTACGCGGCGATACATGGCACTATGTGCGGCGCGTTCCGAAAGCGGTCAGACATCTTGATAACAGAACTCTGATATACCGCTCACTAGACATAGATAGCCGCAAGGTTGCGCGCCAGCGGCGGGATATTTGCGCCGACGAAGACAACCAGCGTTGGAACGAGTTAATGCCAAATCGTTTTCAGCCGCCCCCTAGAGAGGCAAGTTATCGCGCTGCAAGTCAACTCGCCCGCTCTCGTGGGTGCAACTATAAGCCAATGGAGAGCTTAGTCTCACAAGACACTGTCACGGATTTGCTGCACCGCCTCATTGCATTGGAACCACTAAAAGACCGCCCGCAGCCAAAGGAAGAACGAGACGCGGATGCCCTTCTTGGAAGCTTAAAAACGCCTTCTGTGACCATCACAGAAGCTATGGACTTATATCTGTCCGAGATCGTCGCCGACGAGTTGTCCAATAAACCACCTGAATAAATTACGAATTTCTCTAAGATTAAACGTCGTGCCGTGGCTAACTTCGTCACCATAAACGGCGATATAGATATGCGAGATATTACCCGCGAACACGCCCACGCCGTGCGCAAATTCTGGCATGAGCGCATCCATCCGAAAGACGGCTCCGAGCCCATGAGCGGGAGCAGCGGCAATAAAGACTTGGGCAGCTTGCGCAAACTCTACCGCCGTTATTTTGAACACATAGGCGAAGAAGAGCGCGAAAACCCGTTCCGCAATATGCGGTTTAAAGACAAAATTCTAACGAAGGTCATGCCGTTTAAAGACGATTGGGTCAGGTCACGTATACTCGCGGCCAATGTTTTTGATGGCCTCAATCGGCAAAGCGCACTCCTCTGTATGGCCTTGATTGAGACAGGATGCAGGCCAAGCGAGCTTGCTAACATCAAGCCAGAGAACATTCGGCTGGATGCCGAGGTTCCGCATATTCGCATCCGTTCTACGAAAGATAGAGAGCTGAAATCAGGCGCATCCGTACGCGATATTCCGCTTGTCGGGGTGGCGTTGGAAGCCATGCGGCAAGCCCCGAATGGGTTTCCACATTATCGGGATAGGAGCTATTTGCTAAGCGCCTCGCTTACAAAAGCGTTCAAAGCGAGAAAGCTATTCCCGACGAAGCAGCAACGCATTTATAGCTTTCGACATAGCTTTAGAGCCGAATGTTGGAGGCTGGATTGGACTTTGGATTGCGTTGCACATTGATGGGTCATCGTAATCCGCGCCCAGAATATGGGGATGGAGGGTCGCTAGATTACCGCCGAGACGAGCTATTGAAGATTGCGCACGCCGTCAGTGACGAGCTACTACAGAACTATCCATTTAAGGGCTGAATTTTATCGACCTATGCCGCTTTATCTACATCCGATAGAAGCGAGGCCAGCAAAGCCTCACGGTCATCTAGAGCGTTATACTCATGTTTAAGGCGTTCCAAAACTGGCCAATATTTGAGGCCATATCGCTGAACAAGCTGTGCCGCGATAGTCATGCCGCGTTTAATTTCAGCACGAGACGGTGCTTCTATTGGAGCGTTTAATGATTTGTTTGAGGCTTTATCCACATAGGAATTATAGCCCATAGACCACGATTTTTACGAAGAAAAGAGTTGGATAATTTAAAGCCTGCGGGTCAAAATGTGAAAAAAATGCTGATCATATTGAATAACTTAGTCTCTTGCAGCAGATGATTCTGGGACGGTCAGTTGCGGCAGCTTGGGGTCGACGCGTAAAATATAATTGGGTGAAATACACACAACAATAGATAGACTAAGGAAATAATAAGAGTTAATCATGAGCCAAGTAGCCACAATACTCTTAGACAATTTTTGAAACGAAATCTATGGCCAACAAATCCAGAAACGTAGCTATTATTGGCCTCGGCACCTTTGGTGTATCTGTCGCAAGAGAATTAACCCGTATGGGAGATAACGTCCTTGGAATTGACAATGACCCTGCACGAGTAACTATGATATGCGATGAGATAAAATCTTCTATTCAGGCTGATGCAACAGACGACAAAGCACTCTCGCAATGCGCACTTGAGACTTATGATGCAGTTCTGGTTTCTATAGGTGAAAATACTGAAGCGAGTATTCTGGCTGCAATGAATGTGATAGAATTAGGTTGCAGGCAAGTATGGGTTAAAGCGCAGACCGAAACGCAGCGAAAAATCTTGAAAGCAATAGGTGTTCACCATGTTGTGCTTCCCGAGCAGCGTTTCGGTACGCATATTGCTCAGATAATTCATAACCCTCATCTGGAAGACTTTATGTCGCTTGGTGATGGAAAATACGTCGTCATGATGGACGTTCTTTCTTCTTTAG from Litorimonas taeanensis includes these protein-coding regions:
- a CDS encoding LysR family transcriptional regulator yields the protein MDFRRIQHFVHVAELGSLSKAAERLNIVQPALSQSIKRLEDELSVLLFNRSRRGMELTESGQTFLNHAYGILNQYNRAKESLSAKDGDPQGLVSVAMTASSLGALTVPLAKSLMLHYPKIRLNIESGLAANIQQSFEAGDYDLVVSHLVSAGASIHIENLIEEDLFLTSPYDPNNLGAEIEFKDLEGLPLIIPQDRHGVAPEVAKYALEKDIELEMAQVAGTMHATLQLIEAGLGHSFLPWSAIHERVEQNRISARKVINPSLHHKVSMVYPTHRPLTPATIAVMDLIRLAAKDVYNIGNWAGTLLLSSK
- a CDS encoding bifunctional 4-hydroxy-2-oxoglutarate aldolase/2-dehydro-3-deoxy-phosphogluconate aldolase, which gives rise to MSDLLANSPVIPVVAIEDSDNAVGLCEALQEGGINAIEVTLRTSDAIKAIKQIKKHCPNMILGVGTVLTPDDVSRSEDEGADFLVSPGLSPKLQKALQSTNLLVLPGTATPSEALTAYEAGFDKVKLFPAGAVGGAALIKSVYAPMPNISYMPTGGVRLANMNDYLSLPNVYAVGGTWIASTALINARDWKTIQGNARDAMDMSKKC
- a CDS encoding MarR family winged helix-turn-helix transcriptional regulator; translation: MDIENFDRREWVFYWITIVGAKYEQKLEEHLKNEGLDIPSWRVLMLMDPDKPRSVSFLANQSITKQSTMTRIVYRMRDKGLVTVKTSKEDGRVSVVSATAKGFKLREKAWKLVKQSTNETFEGMENETIDELNSNLSLIFDRL
- a CDS encoding DUF6538 domain-containing protein produces the protein MKAIRRPDQYLRLRGDTWHYVRRVPKAVRHLDNRTLIYRSLDIDSRKVARQRRDICADEDNQRWNELMPNRFQPPPREASYRAASQLARSRGCNYKPMESLVSQDTVTDLLHRLIALEPLKDRPQPKEERDADALLGSLKTPSVTITEAMDLYLSEIVADELSNKPPE
- a CDS encoding site-specific integrase, whose translation is MRDITREHAHAVRKFWHERIHPKDGSEPMSGSSGNKDLGSLRKLYRRYFEHIGEEERENPFRNMRFKDKILTKVMPFKDDWVRSRILAANVFDGLNRQSALLCMALIETGCRPSELANIKPENIRLDAEVPHIRIRSTKDRELKSGASVRDIPLVGVALEAMRQAPNGFPHYRDRSYLLSASLTKAFKARKLFPTKQQRIYSFRHSFRAECWRLDWTLDCVAH
- a CDS encoding potassium channel family protein yields the protein MANKSRNVAIIGLGTFGVSVARELTRMGDNVLGIDNDPARVTMICDEIKSSIQADATDDKALSQCALETYDAVLVSIGENTEASILAAMNVIELGCRQVWVKAQTETQRKILKAIGVHHVVLPEQRFGTHIAQIIHNPHLEDFMSLGDGKYVVMMDVLSSLAGKSLAEFKFEKAHNISCMGVYADGLFSSSAEFNDALKENDKIILFGTRNQLRKFSDAI